One genomic region from Streptomyces sp. NBC_00457 encodes:
- a CDS encoding CoA transferase subunit A — translation MGDKTMTADEAVAGLESGMTLGIGGWGSRRKPMALVRAVLRSGVTDLTVVSYGGPDVGMLAAAGRIRKLVAPFVTLDSIPLEPHYRAARERGELELMEIDEAMFMWGLHAAANRLPFLPVRAGIGSDVMRVNPGLRTVTSPYDDGETFVAMPALRLDAALVHVNRADRRGNGQYLGPDPYFDDLFCEAADAAFVSCERIVDTAELTKEAAPQTLLIKRHVVTGVVEVPGGAHFTSCAPDYGRDEAMQKEYATTPWTEFAERFLNGPEMEGT, via the coding sequence GTGGGCGACAAGACGATGACCGCCGACGAGGCCGTTGCCGGGCTGGAGAGCGGCATGACCCTCGGCATCGGCGGCTGGGGCTCGCGTCGCAAACCGATGGCCCTGGTGAGAGCGGTGCTCCGGTCCGGCGTCACCGACCTCACCGTGGTGTCGTACGGCGGCCCGGACGTCGGCATGCTCGCCGCCGCCGGACGGATCCGCAAACTGGTCGCCCCCTTCGTCACCCTCGACTCGATCCCCCTCGAACCGCACTACCGGGCGGCCCGCGAGCGGGGGGAGCTGGAGCTGATGGAGATCGACGAGGCGATGTTCATGTGGGGGCTGCACGCGGCGGCGAACCGGCTGCCCTTCCTGCCGGTGCGAGCCGGCATCGGTTCCGACGTGATGCGGGTCAACCCGGGTCTGCGGACGGTGACGTCGCCGTACGACGACGGGGAGACGTTCGTGGCGATGCCCGCCCTGCGCCTGGACGCGGCCTTGGTCCACGTGAACCGCGCCGACCGGCGGGGCAACGGCCAGTATCTGGGGCCCGACCCGTATTTCGACGACTTGTTCTGCGAGGCGGCGGACGCGGCGTTCGTCTCGTGCGAGCGGATCGTGGACACCGCCGAGCTGACGAAGGAGGCCGCACCCCAGACCTTGCTGATCAAGCGTCATGTGGTGACGGGCGTGGTGGAGGTGCCGGGCGGCGCGCACTTCACGTCCTGCGCCCCCGACTACGGGCGAGACGAGGCCATGCAGAAGGAGTACGCGACCACACCCTGGACGGAGTTCGCCGAGCGGTTCCTCAACGGGCCCGAGATGGAGGGGACATGA
- a CDS encoding CoA-transferase subunit beta, translating into MTVTRSEFCVIACAEAWRGAGEILASPMGLIPSVGARLARLTFAPDLLLTDSEAMLVDVDGTVEGWLPYRQHLTLVTGGRRHVMMGASQIDRFGNQNISCIGDWEKPKRQLLGVRGAPVNTLNNPTSYWIPKHSRRVFVEKVDMVCGVGYDHAGGARHHRIPRVVSDLGVFDFDTPDRSMRLASLHPGVTVEEVSDATGFALTIPDEVPSTREPTPAELRLIREVIDPDNRRAREVPEEARA; encoded by the coding sequence ATGACCGTGACGCGGAGTGAGTTCTGTGTGATCGCCTGCGCCGAGGCCTGGCGCGGTGCCGGTGAGATCCTGGCGAGTCCCATGGGCCTGATCCCCTCCGTCGGCGCGCGTCTCGCCCGGCTCACCTTCGCGCCGGACCTGTTGCTGACCGACAGTGAGGCGATGCTGGTCGACGTGGACGGCACCGTCGAGGGCTGGCTGCCGTATCGACAGCATCTGACCCTCGTCACCGGCGGCCGGCGGCACGTCATGATGGGCGCGAGTCAGATCGACCGCTTCGGCAACCAGAACATCTCCTGCATCGGCGACTGGGAGAAGCCGAAGCGGCAGCTTCTGGGGGTGCGGGGCGCGCCGGTCAACACCCTCAACAATCCGACCAGTTACTGGATCCCGAAGCATTCCCGGCGGGTGTTCGTGGAGAAGGTCGACATGGTGTGCGGGGTGGGGTACGACCATGCGGGCGGTGCCCGCCATCACCGCATCCCGCGGGTCGTCTCCGACCTCGGCGTCTTCGACTTCGACACCCCGGACCGCTCGATGCGGCTGGCCTCGCTGCATCCGGGTGTGACCGTCGAGGAGGTCAGCGATGCGACGGGGTTCGCGCTGACGATCCCGGACGAGGTGCCGTCCACCCGCGAGCCGACGCCCGCCGAACTGCGCCTGATCCGCGAGGTGATCGACCCGGACAACCGGCGCGCGCGTGAGGTCCCCGAGGAGGCGAGGGCCTGA
- the qcrB gene encoding cytochrome bc1 complex cytochrome b subunit, which yields MDGARSVDQAAGSARSRRQAPGRGEKLADWADGRLGLYALAKANMRKVFPDHPSFMLGEIALYSFIVLILTGVYLTLFFEPSMAEVEYHGSYEPLNGVMMTRAFESTLEISFDVRGGLLIRQIHHWAALVFVIAMLVHMMRIFFTGAFRKPREVNWLFGWTLLMLGIITGLTGYSLPDDLLSGTGIRFAQGAILSVPIVGTYLSFFLFGGEFPGHDIISRLFPIHVLLLPGIMLGLVAAHLILVFYHKHTQYPGPGRDNRSVVGMPFLPVYMAKAGGFFFLVFGVLTIMGGIASINPVWAFGPYRPDLVTTGAQPDWYLGFSEGLIRVMPGWEINLWGHTLVLGVFIPFALFPLVMLAIGVYPFIEAWVTGDKREHHILDRPRNAPVRTGLGVAWLSLYVVLLIGGGNDIVATHLHLSINDITWFVRVAVFVVPVLAYSITKRICLGLQRRDRNKVLHGRETGTIKRLPNGEYLEVHEPVSQAQLFTLTQHEQNPPYELGPLVDAGGVRRPVKPSQRLRARLSRAMFGPDKRIEKPTVEEYREVTSGDHHP from the coding sequence ATGGACGGCGCACGATCGGTGGACCAGGCGGCAGGGTCCGCCCGCTCGCGCAGGCAGGCTCCCGGCAGGGGCGAGAAACTCGCGGACTGGGCCGACGGGCGGCTCGGGCTCTACGCCCTGGCCAAGGCCAACATGCGCAAGGTCTTCCCGGACCACCCGTCCTTCATGCTGGGCGAGATCGCGCTCTACAGCTTCATCGTCCTGATCCTCACCGGCGTCTACCTCACCCTGTTCTTCGAGCCGAGCATGGCCGAGGTCGAGTACCACGGCTCGTACGAACCGCTCAACGGCGTCATGATGACCAGGGCGTTCGAGTCCACGCTCGAGATCAGCTTCGATGTGCGCGGCGGGCTGCTGATCCGGCAGATCCACCACTGGGCGGCGCTGGTCTTCGTCATCGCCATGCTCGTGCACATGATGCGGATCTTCTTCACCGGCGCGTTCCGCAAGCCGCGCGAGGTCAACTGGCTCTTCGGCTGGACCCTGCTGATGCTCGGCATCATCACCGGCCTGACCGGCTACTCGCTCCCCGACGACCTGCTCTCCGGCACCGGCATCCGCTTCGCCCAGGGCGCGATCCTGTCCGTCCCGATCGTGGGGACGTATCTGTCGTTCTTCCTCTTCGGCGGGGAGTTCCCCGGGCACGACATCATCTCGCGCCTGTTCCCGATCCACGTCCTGCTGCTGCCCGGGATCATGCTGGGGCTGGTGGCCGCCCATCTGATCCTGGTCTTCTACCACAAGCACACGCAGTATCCCGGCCCCGGCCGTGACAACAGGTCGGTGGTCGGCATGCCCTTCCTGCCGGTCTACATGGCGAAGGCGGGCGGCTTCTTCTTCCTCGTCTTCGGCGTGCTGACGATCATGGGCGGCATCGCCAGCATCAACCCCGTGTGGGCCTTCGGGCCCTACCGACCCGATCTGGTCACGACCGGCGCCCAGCCCGACTGGTATCTCGGCTTCTCCGAGGGGCTGATCCGGGTGATGCCGGGATGGGAGATCAACCTCTGGGGCCACACCCTCGTGCTGGGCGTGTTCATCCCCTTCGCGCTGTTCCCGCTGGTCATGCTCGCGATCGGCGTGTATCCCTTCATCGAGGCATGGGTCACCGGCGACAAACGCGAGCACCACATCCTGGACCGGCCGCGCAACGCGCCCGTGCGCACCGGCCTCGGCGTGGCCTGGCTCAGCCTGTACGTGGTGCTGCTGATCGGCGGCGGCAACGACATCGTGGCCACCCATCTGCATCTGTCCATCAACGACATCACCTGGTTCGTGCGGGTCGCGGTCTTCGTGGTGCCGGTCCTCGCTTACAGCATCACCAAGCGGATCTGTCTCGGTCTCCAGCGCCGCGACCGGAACAAGGTGCTGCACGGCAGGGAGACGGGCACCATCAAGAGGCTGCCGAACGGCGAGTACCTCGAGGTCCATGAACCTGTCTCGCAGGCGCAGTTGTTCACTCTGACCCAGCACGAGCAGAACCCGCCGTACGAGCTCGGTCCGCTCGTCGACGCGGGCGGCGTCCGCCGCCCGGTGAAACCGTCCCAGCGGCTGCGGGCCCGGCTGTCGCGGGCCATGTTCGGGCCCGACAAGCGGATCGAGAAGCCGACGGTGGAGGAGTACCGGGAGGTCACCAGCGGCGACCACCACCCCTGA
- a CDS encoding acyl-CoA dehydrogenase family protein, whose product MDLAFTHEEDAFRAEARAWLQAHVPSAPLPSLETEEGFRAHRAWEAELAADHWSVVDWPSAYGGRDAGLIRWLIFEEEYYAAGAPGRVSQNGISLLAPTLFDHGTERQRARVLPPMASGEVIWAQAWSEPEAGSDLASLKARAVRTDGGWLLTGQKTWSSRAAFADRAFGLFRTEPDTPKPHQGLTYLMFDLRAPGVTVRPIGRLDGKPAFAELFLDEVFVPDEDVIGEPGQGWRIAMSTAGNERGLKLRSPGRFLASADRLLTLWQAQGEPESTKRRVADALIGARAYQLFTYAAASRFLDGQELGPESSLNKVFWSEYDIALHETALDLLAEEGEFADTDWSERYVFALAGPIYAGTNEIQRDIIAERLLGLPKGRR is encoded by the coding sequence ATGGATCTCGCCTTCACACACGAAGAGGACGCCTTCCGGGCCGAGGCCCGCGCCTGGCTGCAGGCCCACGTGCCGTCCGCCCCGCTCCCCTCCCTGGAGACCGAGGAAGGCTTCCGGGCTCACCGCGCGTGGGAGGCCGAACTGGCCGCGGACCACTGGTCGGTGGTGGACTGGCCGAGCGCGTACGGCGGCCGGGACGCGGGCCTGATCAGATGGCTGATCTTCGAGGAGGAGTACTACGCGGCGGGCGCACCCGGCCGCGTCAGCCAGAACGGCATCAGCCTCCTCGCCCCCACCCTCTTCGACCACGGCACGGAGCGACAACGCGCGCGCGTGCTGCCGCCGATGGCCTCCGGCGAGGTCATCTGGGCCCAGGCGTGGTCGGAGCCCGAGGCCGGTTCGGACCTGGCATCCCTGAAGGCCAGGGCCGTCCGCACAGACGGCGGCTGGCTGCTCACCGGGCAGAAGACCTGGTCGTCACGGGCCGCCTTCGCCGACCGCGCGTTCGGCCTGTTCCGCACCGAGCCGGACACCCCGAAGCCCCACCAGGGCCTGACCTACCTGATGTTCGACCTGCGCGCACCGGGCGTCACCGTCCGCCCCATCGGCCGCCTCGACGGAAAGCCCGCCTTCGCCGAGCTGTTCCTGGACGAGGTGTTCGTGCCGGACGAGGACGTGATCGGCGAACCCGGGCAGGGCTGGCGGATCGCCATGTCGACAGCGGGCAACGAACGCGGGCTGAAACTGCGCTCCCCGGGCCGCTTCCTGGCGAGCGCCGACCGCCTGCTGACGCTCTGGCAGGCACAAGGAGAACCGGAATCCACGAAGCGCCGTGTCGCCGACGCCCTGATCGGCGCCCGCGCCTACCAGCTCTTCACCTACGCCGCCGCCTCCCGCTTCCTCGACGGCCAGGAACTCGGCCCGGAGTCCAGCCTGAACAAGGTCTTCTGGTCCGAGTACGACATCGCGCTGCACGAGACGGCCCTCGACCTCCTGGCCGAGGAGGGCGAGTTCGCGGACACGGACTGGTCGGAGCGGTACGTCTTCGCCCTCGCCGGCCCGATCTACGCCGGCACGAACGAGATCCAGCGGGACATCATCGCCGAACGCCTGCTCGGCCTCCCGAAGGGACGCCGCTGA
- a CDS encoding SDR family oxidoreductase: MTGVESPAYVPGHGLLKGRTAVITAAAGAGIGGATARRFLEEGARVLISDAHVRRLKEYEAELAGEFGSAVAALPCDVTDETQVSALFEAAAEMHGRLDVVVNNAGLGGTSDLVDMTDEQWSKVLDVTLNGTFRCTRAALRLFQAGSDGGVIVNNASVVGWRAQAGQAHYAAAKAGVMALTRSAAVEAAEFGVRVNAVSPSLAMHPHLVKVTSPDLLAELTRREAFGRYAEPWEVANVIVFLASDYSSYMTGEVVSVSSRHP, from the coding sequence ATGACAGGCGTCGAGAGTCCGGCCTACGTGCCCGGGCACGGGCTGCTGAAGGGACGCACCGCCGTCATCACCGCGGCGGCCGGGGCGGGGATCGGCGGGGCGACCGCGCGGCGCTTCCTGGAGGAGGGCGCGCGCGTGCTGATCAGCGACGCGCATGTGCGGCGGCTCAAGGAGTACGAGGCCGAGCTGGCCGGGGAGTTCGGGTCGGCCGTCGCTGCGCTGCCGTGCGATGTCACCGACGAGACGCAGGTCAGTGCGTTGTTCGAGGCGGCGGCCGAAATGCACGGTCGGCTGGATGTCGTCGTCAACAATGCCGGGCTCGGCGGGACTTCGGACCTCGTCGACATGACCGACGAGCAGTGGTCGAAGGTGCTCGATGTGACGCTGAACGGGACGTTCCGGTGCACCCGGGCGGCCCTACGGCTGTTCCAGGCCGGCAGCGACGGTGGGGTGATCGTCAACAACGCGTCCGTCGTCGGCTGGCGTGCCCAGGCCGGACAGGCGCACTACGCCGCCGCGAAGGCCGGGGTGATGGCGCTGACCCGGAGCGCGGCGGTGGAGGCCGCCGAGTTCGGTGTGCGAGTCAACGCGGTCTCACCGAGCCTCGCCATGCATCCGCACCTGGTGAAGGTGACCAGCCCCGACCTGCTGGCCGAGCTGACCCGGCGGGAGGCCTTCGGGCGGTACGCCGAGCCCTGGGAGGTGGCCAACGTGATCGTGTTCCTGGCGTCGGACTACTCCTCGTACATGACCGGAGAGGTCGTCTCCGTCAGCAGTCGGCATCCCTGA
- a CDS encoding TetR/AcrR family transcriptional regulator, with product MPTKKKPQVTAAPERRRELLDTAAEVFAEQGYNATTVRKIADHAGMLAGSLYYHFDSKESMLEEILRTFLDELWNGYDAVLGAAELGPRETLEALVTESFREIDRHRAAVAIYQKESKHLVAQERFAFLAESQRKFEKAWLSTLERGVAAEVFRSDLDVRLTYRFVRDTVWVAASWYRPGGHHSPEEIARQYLSMVLDGIAVRR from the coding sequence GTGCCTACGAAGAAGAAGCCCCAGGTGACCGCCGCCCCCGAGCGCCGGCGCGAGCTCCTCGACACCGCCGCCGAAGTCTTCGCCGAGCAGGGTTACAACGCCACCACCGTCCGCAAGATCGCGGACCACGCGGGGATGCTGGCCGGCAGCCTCTACTACCACTTCGACTCCAAGGAATCGATGCTGGAGGAGATCCTGCGAACCTTCCTCGACGAGCTCTGGAACGGGTACGACGCCGTCCTGGGCGCCGCCGAACTGGGCCCGCGCGAGACGCTGGAGGCCCTGGTCACCGAGTCGTTCCGGGAGATCGACCGGCACCGCGCCGCCGTCGCGATCTACCAGAAGGAGTCCAAGCACCTCGTGGCGCAGGAGCGGTTCGCGTTCCTCGCCGAATCGCAGCGCAAGTTCGAGAAGGCGTGGCTGTCCACGCTGGAGCGCGGGGTCGCGGCCGAGGTCTTCCGGTCCGACCTCGACGTCCGGCTCACCTACCGGTTCGTGCGGGACACGGTGTGGGTCGCCGCGTCCTGGTACCGGCCCGGCGGACACCACAGCCCCGAGGAGATCGCCCGGCAGTACCTGTCGATGGTGCTGGACGGGATCGCCGTACGTAGATAA
- a CDS encoding SDR family oxidoreductase, which yields MENQAPDPVENSGHPRDRPLGGRLVVVTGGTRGVGAGIAKAFVEAGAEVVTCARRPPEDPVEGTEFVPVDLRDPEAVRAFFGGLSRLDVLVNNAGGSPFRRLTDADAERHARVVELNLIAPLTVSLAAYEHLKRSRGAVVMIGSVSGDRPSPGTAAYGAAKAGLESLARSMAVEWAPEVRVNTLVVGMVRTELSHLHYGGDDGIEAVGRTVPLGRLADPADVGAAAVFLASDAAAYISGANLLVHGGGERPAFLDAATANKET from the coding sequence GTGGAAAACCAAGCGCCAGACCCTGTGGAAAACTCCGGCCATCCCCGCGACCGGCCCCTCGGTGGCCGCCTCGTCGTCGTCACCGGCGGCACCCGCGGCGTCGGCGCGGGCATCGCGAAGGCGTTCGTCGAGGCGGGCGCGGAGGTCGTCACCTGCGCACGCCGGCCTCCCGAAGACCCCGTCGAGGGAACCGAGTTCGTGCCGGTGGACCTGCGGGACCCGGAGGCCGTGCGTGCCTTCTTCGGCGGACTGTCCCGGCTCGACGTGCTGGTCAACAACGCGGGCGGCAGCCCCTTCCGACGGCTGACCGACGCGGACGCCGAGCGGCACGCACGGGTCGTCGAGCTGAACCTGATCGCTCCACTGACCGTCTCCCTCGCCGCGTACGAGCACCTCAAGCGGTCCCGTGGCGCCGTCGTCATGATCGGCAGCGTCAGCGGCGACCGCCCTTCACCCGGCACGGCGGCGTACGGCGCGGCCAAGGCGGGCCTGGAGAGCCTCGCCCGGTCCATGGCCGTGGAGTGGGCGCCGGAGGTCCGCGTCAACACCCTCGTCGTCGGCATGGTCCGCACGGAGCTGTCCCACCTGCACTACGGCGGCGACGACGGCATCGAGGCGGTCGGCCGCACCGTCCCGCTCGGCCGCCTCGCCGATCCCGCCGACGTCGGCGCCGCCGCGGTCTTCCTCGCCTCCGACGCGGCCGCCTACATCAGCGGGGCGAACCTGCTGGTGCACGGGGGAGGGGAGCGGCCCGCCTTCCTGGACGCCGCAACCGCCAACAAAGAGACGTGA
- a CDS encoding acetyl-CoA C-acetyltransferase, translated as MAEAYIVEAVRTPVGRRGGGLSGVHPADLGAHVLKELVARSGIDPAAVEDVVFGCLDAVGPQAGDIARTCWLAAGLPEEVPGVTVDRQCGSSQQAVHFAAQGVLSGTQDLVVAGGVQNMSQIPIAYATRQAAEPLGFTQGPFAGSEGWRARYGDRAVNQFVGAEMIAGKWGISRQDQEEFALRSHRRALRAIDEGRFQRETVPYGEVTVDEGPRRDTSLEKMAGLKPVIDGGTITAACSSQVSDGAAAMLLASERAVREHGLTPRARVHHLSVRGEDPIRMLTAPIPATAHALKKTGLSIDAIDLVEINEAFAPVVLAWLKETGADPEKVNVNGGAIALGHPLGATGAKLMTTLLHELERTGGRFGLQTMCEGGGQANVTIIERL; from the coding sequence ATGGCCGAGGCCTACATCGTCGAAGCGGTCCGTACGCCCGTGGGGCGGCGCGGGGGAGGACTGAGCGGGGTCCATCCGGCCGACCTGGGCGCGCATGTGCTGAAGGAACTGGTCGCGCGGTCGGGCATCGATCCCGCCGCCGTCGAGGACGTCGTCTTCGGCTGCCTGGACGCGGTCGGGCCGCAGGCCGGCGACATCGCCCGCACCTGCTGGCTGGCGGCCGGGCTGCCGGAGGAGGTGCCGGGTGTCACGGTGGACCGGCAGTGCGGGTCCTCGCAGCAGGCCGTGCACTTCGCGGCGCAGGGCGTGCTCTCCGGGACGCAGGACCTGGTCGTCGCGGGCGGTGTGCAGAACATGTCGCAGATCCCGATCGCCTATGCGACGCGGCAGGCCGCCGAGCCGCTGGGTTTCACCCAGGGGCCCTTCGCGGGCAGTGAGGGCTGGCGGGCGCGGTACGGGGACCGGGCGGTCAACCAGTTCGTCGGTGCCGAGATGATCGCCGGCAAGTGGGGGATCAGCAGGCAGGACCAGGAGGAGTTCGCGCTGCGCTCGCACCGGCGGGCGCTGCGGGCGATCGACGAGGGCCGCTTCCAGCGCGAGACCGTGCCGTACGGCGAGGTGACCGTCGACGAAGGGCCACGCCGGGACACCTCCCTGGAGAAGATGGCCGGGCTCAAGCCGGTCATCGACGGCGGCACGATCACGGCCGCCTGCTCCTCTCAGGTCTCCGACGGCGCGGCTGCCATGCTGCTGGCCTCCGAGCGGGCGGTGCGTGAGCACGGGCTGACGCCGCGCGCCCGAGTCCACCATCTCTCGGTGCGCGGCGAGGACCCGATCCGGATGCTGACCGCTCCGATACCGGCCACCGCCCACGCCCTGAAGAAGACCGGCCTCTCCATCGACGCGATCGACCTCGTCGAGATCAACGAGGCCTTCGCTCCCGTCGTCCTGGCCTGGCTCAAGGAGACGGGCGCGGATCCGGAGAAGGTCAACGTCAACGGCGGTGCGATTGCGCTCGGTCACCCGCTCGGTGCGACCGGTGCGAAGCTGATGACGACGCTGCTGCATGAGCTGGAGCGCACGGGTGGGCGGTTCGGGCTGCAGACGATGTGTGAGGGTGGGGGGCAGGCGAACGTGACGATCATTGAGAGGCTGTGA
- a CDS encoding NAD(P)H-dependent flavin oxidoreductase, with protein sequence MDTALTRLVGVRHPIVQTGMGWVAGPRLVSATANAGGLGILASATMTTDRLREAIREVTSRTTAPFGVNLRADASDAGERARILIEEGVRVASFALAPSPELIGTLKDAGVVVIPTVGARRHAEKVAAWGADAVIVQGGEGGGHTGEVATTVLLPQVVDAVRIPVVAAGGFFDGRGLVAALAYGAAGVAMGTRFLLTSDSTVPDAVKARYLTASVRDVTVTRAVDGLPHRMLRTDLVDSLENSGRTRTLLRAMNHAARFRKLSGINWPTMLRDGLALKHGKNLSWSQVLLAANTPMLLRASMVDGRTDLGVMASGQVAGVIDDLPTCAELIDRIMKEAEETRERLTAP encoded by the coding sequence ATGGACACCGCGCTCACCCGGCTGGTCGGGGTCCGCCACCCGATCGTGCAGACGGGCATGGGCTGGGTGGCGGGCCCGCGTCTGGTCTCGGCGACGGCGAACGCGGGCGGGCTGGGCATCCTGGCCTCAGCGACCATGACGACCGACCGGCTGCGCGAGGCGATACGCGAGGTCACGTCCCGTACGACGGCGCCCTTCGGGGTCAACCTCCGCGCCGACGCCTCCGACGCAGGCGAGAGGGCACGGATCCTGATCGAGGAAGGCGTACGAGTCGCCTCCTTCGCGCTGGCGCCCTCCCCGGAGCTGATCGGCACGCTCAAGGACGCGGGCGTGGTCGTGATCCCGACGGTCGGTGCCCGGCGCCATGCCGAGAAGGTCGCGGCCTGGGGCGCGGACGCGGTGATCGTGCAGGGCGGGGAGGGCGGCGGACACACCGGCGAGGTGGCGACGACGGTGCTGCTGCCGCAGGTCGTGGACGCGGTGCGGATACCCGTGGTGGCGGCGGGCGGCTTCTTCGACGGCCGGGGCCTGGTCGCGGCGCTGGCCTACGGGGCGGCGGGCGTCGCCATGGGCACCCGCTTCCTGCTCACCTCGGACTCGACGGTGCCGGACGCGGTCAAGGCGCGCTACCTGACGGCGAGCGTCCGGGACGTCACGGTCACCCGAGCGGTCGACGGCCTGCCCCACCGCATGCTCCGCACGGACCTGGTCGACTCGCTGGAGAACTCCGGCCGCACCAGAACCCTCCTCCGAGCCATGAACCACGCGGCCCGCTTCCGCAAGCTGTCCGGCATCAACTGGCCGACGATGCTCCGCGACGGCCTCGCCCTCAAACACGGCAAGAACCTGTCCTGGAGCCAGGTCCTACTCGCCGCGAACACCCCGATGCTGCTCAGAGCGTCGATGGTGGACGGACGCACGGACCTCGGGGTAATGGCGTCGGGACAGGTCGCCGGAGTCATCGACGACCTGCCGACATGCGCAGAACTAATCGACCGGATCATGAAGGAGGCGGAAGAGACACGGGAACGACTAACGGCCCCCTAG
- a CDS encoding acyl-CoA dehydrogenase family protein, which translates to MRFLLDAEQRAFAASLDAMLTSADTPSVVREWSRGEHGSGCALWGRIAEAGVFALAVPEEYDGLGPRPVELAVAFVELGRHAVPGPLVETVTAAVLLTKAERLLPPLASGETMATVAYDSPYALDGDAATIRLALTPDALHLSPGHGPVRPSLDPARRLTPLTPGGELLTPTPPVEQALTWARLTTAAHALGVGLALLDKTVAYVKQRTQFGAPIGSFQAVKHRLADAKIALEFARPLLFGAALTMDAADVAAAKVTACEAAYATARTALQLHGAIGYTAECDLSLWLSKARALRTAWGTPDACRALVVRGGGRRW; encoded by the coding sequence ATGCGCTTCCTCCTCGACGCCGAGCAGCGCGCGTTCGCCGCCTCGCTGGACGCGATGCTGACCTCCGCGGACACGCCGTCGGTGGTACGGGAGTGGAGTCGCGGCGAGCACGGCAGCGGGTGCGCGCTGTGGGGCCGTATCGCCGAAGCGGGCGTGTTCGCACTGGCGGTACCGGAGGAGTACGACGGGCTGGGCCCCCGGCCCGTCGAACTCGCCGTCGCTTTCGTCGAGTTGGGGCGACACGCGGTGCCCGGCCCGCTGGTGGAGACCGTGACCGCGGCAGTACTGCTCACCAAGGCCGAACGCCTGCTCCCGCCCCTCGCCTCCGGCGAGACCATGGCGACGGTCGCGTACGACAGCCCGTACGCCCTCGACGGCGACGCGGCCACGATCCGTCTCGCCCTCACCCCCGACGCCCTCCACCTGTCCCCCGGCCACGGCCCCGTCCGCCCGTCCCTCGACCCCGCCCGCCGCCTCACCCCCCTCACCCCGGGCGGCGAACTCCTCACCCCCACCCCGCCCGTCGAGCAAGCCCTCACCTGGGCCCGCCTCACCACCGCCGCCCATGCGCTGGGCGTCGGACTCGCCCTCCTCGACAAGACCGTCGCCTACGTCAAGCAGCGCACCCAATTCGGCGCCCCCATAGGCTCGTTCCAAGCCGTCAAGCACAGGCTGGCCGACGCGAAGATCGCCCTGGAGTTCGCCCGCCCCCTGCTCTTCGGCGCCGCGCTGACCATGGACGCCGCTGATGTCGCCGCAGCCAAGGTCACGGCCTGCGAGGCGGCGTATGCGACGGCGCGGACCGCGCTGCAGTTGCATGGCGCGATCGGCTACACCGCGGAGTGCGACCTGTCGCTGTGGCTGTCCAAGGCCCGCGCCCTGCGCACCGCCTGGGGCACTCCTGACGCGTGCCGGGCCCTGGTCGTCAGGGGTGGTGGTCGCCGCTGGTGA
- a CDS encoding enoyl-CoA hydratase family protein produces MGVSTSSPETGSEKDGIAVVTVDFPPVNALPVDGWFALADAVRAAGRDPEVRCVVLAAEGRGFNAGVDIKEIQARGQSALVGANRGCFAAFSAVYECEVPVVAAVQGFCLGGGIGLVGNADVIVASEDAAFGLPELDRGALGAATHLARLVPQHLMRALYYTSRTATAAELHAHGSVWRVVPREELFSAALELAREIAAKDGELLRLAKAAINGIDPVDVRRSYRFEQGFTYEASVSGVGDRVRDTFGRNSFGKDGD; encoded by the coding sequence ATGGGTGTCTCCACCTCGTCCCCGGAAACGGGGTCCGAAAAAGACGGAATCGCCGTTGTCACAGTCGACTTCCCGCCGGTGAACGCCCTTCCGGTGGACGGCTGGTTCGCGCTGGCCGACGCGGTGCGCGCGGCCGGCCGTGACCCGGAGGTGCGGTGCGTGGTGCTGGCCGCCGAGGGGCGGGGGTTCAACGCGGGCGTGGACATCAAGGAGATACAGGCGCGTGGGCAGAGCGCGCTGGTCGGCGCCAACCGGGGCTGCTTCGCGGCGTTCTCGGCGGTGTACGAGTGCGAGGTGCCTGTGGTGGCGGCGGTGCAGGGCTTCTGCCTGGGAGGGGGCATCGGTCTTGTGGGGAACGCGGATGTGATCGTGGCGAGCGAGGACGCCGCTTTCGGGCTGCCCGAGCTGGACCGTGGAGCGCTGGGCGCCGCCACCCACCTGGCCCGGCTGGTCCCGCAGCACCTGATGCGCGCCCTGTACTACACCTCGCGGACGGCGACGGCGGCCGAGCTGCACGCGCACGGCTCGGTGTGGCGGGTGGTGCCGCGCGAGGAACTCTTTTCGGCCGCCCTGGAGTTGGCCCGCGAGATAGCCGCGAAGGACGGGGAGCTGCTCCGGCTGGCCAAGGCCGCCATCAACGGCATCGATCCGGTGGACGTGCGCCGCAGCTACCGCTTCGAGCAGGGCTTCACCTACGAGGCGAGCGTGAGCGGCGTGGGCGACCGGGTCCGCGACACCTTTGGACGCAACTCCTTTGGAAAGGACGGTGACTGA